The DNA segment TAGAAACAATAAGAGAAATCCATGTTCAATGATAAGTTTTGTCAGCTATGATATGTCCATACTCCATACCAGCAGTGTATTACAAGTTTACAATTGGCATAAGCCATTCCACGAAAAAAACAACAGCAGTGCTATTTGTATTCAGTATTCCTGAAGAAATTGGGTGACACAAGGAAGTTGCTTCTAGATTAACATTGTGATTTGTTGCAGGGATTCACACTACACAAAAGCCTATTTCAAGATTAAAGGATCTCTGAATGTAAATCTAAGCATGCAAGTCAAGCATTGGAGCTTTTAGAAGTTGGaaccaaactttgtttctcctCATCAAGCTCAATGCCCTCATTGTCATCTTTGGTTTGCTCAGATGATTCTGGTTCATGCTGCGGCGCGGTAATTCCTTTCTTTGTAACCGATTGCTGGTAGAGAACTCCACCAGCAATGGTGAAGAGCAAGCAGATCAAACCGAACGGGCTCGAGTGCTTGTCCCAGATCAATACATTGATCGCCACGGTGAGGAACTTGTTGACTACCCCGGTCACTGTAAATGCTGTTGCTGAGATAGCTTTCCTCGTCGCGAAACCGAAGAAGCTGATGAGCAATCCAAACACACATGACAATGCCACCGCCACAAATGCATCAACCTGAAACCACCTCTCACCCCTTGATTCTATCGCGGTGAAGAGCGATTTGTACTCCCCTGTCAAGAACCAAAAGAAGGGGGCCATCATCAGCGAAAGAAGGTTGTTGTAGAGCACAAAACCCCAAGTGTTGAGCCCCAAATTTGTCACAATGTGCTTGATGTACACCATCTCAGTTGTTATGATCACCAGATAAGCAAGCGCCCACGAGTACGCGGTGAGGCTGAATGCTGAATCTGTTATCACATATCCAACTGCTCCTCCCAATATGACCACAAGGGACAGGAATGTGAGCTTGGAAGGACATGGCTGCTTCCGAAAGGCGGTGTCAGCGATGGCAACCAAAAGCGGAGTCAAGGATCTGAACACTATGAAAGTGTCGACATTGGCATGGTAGAGGAGGTTTGTGTTGGTGAATATGGCAAGGTAGAAGACAATTGCGGCCGGCGCGAATTTCTTGGCATTCTCCAAGTTGAAAGGATCATGGCAGAGAAAACCTAGCTTTCCAAGGATCCACACACCACCAGCAGATGTCAAGTACTGCAATGCAGTCAGGAGAGCAGGATAGCCGAACTTTGTGACGGCATACTTGTTAATGATTGCAAGCAAGCTTGAGCATAATGCATAGCCTATCACAAGGCTGCTCGTTGCGTAGTACTGTTTCGCCATTAAGAGTAGAGTGAAAACCTGCAATTGCGTAAATATCAGCAAAATATTCATAAACCTGCAATTACTAATGCAGGATGTTTGAATGTGCTATATTTTCCAAGTATTTTGTGGTCGATCTGGCtcctaaagaaaataaaaacaagagtATATGTATATGCTTTCAAGTAAGTCATTCTTGACTAGTAATTATAAACAGGCAAGGACATGTGATGATGTGAAATGACTACCTGGCTACTGCAAACTCTCAAGATATCCAATATATGCGAATTAGATAAAGATTGTTTACAACTGattgataaaataaatttaggaTGGGCCATGCTATTTCACTTTGCTTCTGCATGTAGGACTAGCAAACCTAAGGCATTAAAATCAAAAGTAAATCACAACATGTCATATTGCTTGGCAGCTGCAGAGTTGAGAAGAAATTTTTTCTGTCTAGAGCTCACATCCACATGAATGAACACAGCGATGCCGTGTAACAAAACAACAACTCCACACTAATCACTTCATTTCCCTTGTGAAGAAGATCCAAATAACTCATCTTGTACTGGTAGACAGTATTAAACACCAAGATGAACACAAACCCCAACTACTCAAATTAATGCACACAATTCGGTTTTGTTCCCTTCATTGCATCAATCAGAACTGTAGAAAGAATAACCCACTAGTTACAGCCATTGGAAACCGCAGAAAATCTCCAAAATTGGCACATTTTACCACTGCCGACAAGCCGCACAATagcaaagagaaaaaaggaaactaTCAACCCACAAGAAAGAATGGCGGCAAAAAATCCTATTTTTCGGCAAAAAGAACCCATCCAAGAAACCCTACGAACCCCCCCGATTCCACGGAATTTCCCCAcagattttcattttttttcctcgagCTCGCCTCAACAAGAAAGAACCCAAAACGACAGCAGtgacagaaaaaagaaaagaaaagaaaagaaaaggacagcAGCTTCAGATCAGGAACAGAGAGAGGACGAACCGAAGCAAATTAGGAGGCAGCAGATGCGAGATGGAGAAGCAGCAGGGATGGATGGAGACCGCGTGCTCCGCTCTCGCAATGCGATGTGAGATTGCGAGATGTGAATGCGTGTGTGGGTGCGCGTGTGTGTGGCTGGGACTCGACTGAATTTTATACGGGGaaacggaggaggagaagagaagattcAAACCAATTAACTGACTTTAATTACAGTGATTATCACGGCTTTGGCAATTTGATGACAGATACTGGGGCATTAATCACGGCTCTAGTTTGGGTGGTTTACCTCTGTGGAATTTTTTTCCCACTGTAAATTTTTAGGTCGATTTTTTTAACtggtatttgttttttttttcaatttaacCGTTCAGTCAGGGGTGGATCCAGCATGGGGGCGGCAGGTCTCGAGTCCCCACTACTAGCGTGAAGACTATGAGAAACCTCACGAAAaccccactaaaattttttaccatatgtaaacgggaggaggaggactatAACTCTATCTAGTTTGCTCAGAACACACTGCTATTTCTTTTTGGATCCACCACTGCATTCAGTGGATGTTTGAAATGAAATTCAGAAATTGGATGGCACCTTATTTCAAGTCCTTGTTGATTAGTGGCCTTTTCCGTTAGATTTTCGGTCCAGTTCAGACGAAAGAAtttattaacaaaaaaaagaggatgTTATTAAAGTGTGTAAATTGTAACGTTGTAAATATAAGAACTTATGCTCATTTTAATATAATCATTTAAGAATATTTAGTGGtgaaaatttattaaatagtaaAGTTAAAGCTTAGAAGTATTCTGGCTTTTGGGATAATATGTACAGTGGAGAAAAACTTTAAGAGGACAGTAGGTAAAATGGTGACAAAGCTACTCCCTCTTTCCATATTATAATGTTTCGATTTTTTTCTCGTCAAAcctttttaagtttaactaaatttataaaaaaatatagtaatatttttaatataaaataaatatattattaaaatatattcaatgggTCTTTTGTTTTAATTAATCCTTTAACTGCCCTTTGCTTCAAAGTTCAATCCACTCTGAAGACTTTAGAACTACCACTCTCTACTCTAGTGTCTTGATGCAACGTATCAAACAAATTATTTCTGCTTTCGCATAACTACAATTTGTAGTATTGACTTGAAAATTAGGAACGAAATTACTTTCTTCCTTCTCTAATTTTCAGGAAGAAATTGGTTACTTTCTTTTCCAAAACCAGTTAGGAAATACATTTCCTCCTACTTAATTCGAAATGGAGAAATCATTTTCTAGAACTTATTTAAACAAAAAGTACATCTCCGTTTTATTTTGAAATCTAAACATTCAACTGTACCACCTAAGATCGAGTGTCAACTACTAGTGTATATGTCGTGCCAAAGAGAATACAACGTGCCATGCCATGCCAACGACCGTGGTATCACCCTGACAGGAAATTAAATAAATCCCTAAATGAATATACAAGGTGGTGGATCTTATTGTTCTACTCAAGGGTGCACCTGCGCACATTCTACGTACATGCAGTGCATAAATATCGTACACACATAGTATGATTTAATTGTTTGTGAAAAATTAAAACCCTATTATGATGAAAGAAGACCAGATTTAACTACTATATTTTCTAatcatattaaatatatacaGGAAAAGGTCCAAATATCCCTCCCGCTCCCTCCCTTGAAAGAAAACTGAGTGATGatataaccttttcttttttaacgaATAGCATCAGACATCGCGGTTGTTTCATTGcatagagtaaaaaaaaatgcaagaatGACACCCTGAAAAGTAGTTaatgtcatggttatggataccacatatctaATGGTTAAGGCTAGGAACGAAAAAATAAATCTGCAATCACGCACTAATAACACCTACATAGAACCAGGAGAAGACTAGCATTGGACCAATCGCCGCTAGGCTAACAAATAGGCTATAGTTGAACCGCCCAAAACCAAACCCTAACAACCGAGCATTGCAATTAACTCTATCCATGCCTTTAGGATTGAAGAGGAGAGGGTGAAAGAGAAGAATGGATCCGCCCTACTACAAGAAAAATACTTTGTagagatatttttctagtatTATAGAGACACTTTTCAAATGCCTTTACAATACTTTAGAGGCACTTTAAAAAAGTCTAATAAGTGTCTTATGGTGAATTATCTCTACAAACGAaaagacattttataaaatgtctataaGATGGTAGAGGCATTTTCTAGAGACACTAAATTATACCACAAACATATGAAACCAGCATTTTCTAGAGACATTAAATTGTACCACAAACATATGAAACCAGTCTAAAAaagagacattttataaaatatctaTAAGATGGTAGAGGCATTTTCTAGAGACATTAAATTGTACCACAAACATATGAAACCAGCATTTTCTAGAGACATTAAATTGTACCACAGACATATGAAACCAGTCCCAAAAAGGAGAATAAAATACTTTCTTTGCTTTTGTCAAGCCTTGAACACAAACATATGAAACCAAGTCTAAAAAAGGAGAATAAAATAGTTTCTCTGCTTTTGTCAAGCCTTAAACCCATGACCTCTTGGAGAAATCTTTTCTACCTTTAATGCACTAACCAACTCAACTACATGTCattacttgtatgtttgtgcCTTTAGTTACTTATATTTACTCCTTCAGTATACATTATCATTCTAAGAAGTGTCTTTACATAGTTTAAaatgtctcaagaaaatacttttACATATCAGTGCCGAAATATTGCCTCTACaagataaaatctaataaaatgAGCTGAAAATATCTCtagagtaaaagttttctaGGTAATTTTTAAAGTGCCTCTATAAAGTGTCTCTACAATATAAAAACTCATGATCTTAGAAGAAATTTGCAAAACACCTCTACAAAAGTATCTCTATATGAGGTTTTTGTTGTAGTCCTCTTCCACAAGGATTGTCAACATGGCCAACTTGCATTAGCTAGGGCACCACTGTAAGAGGACAAACATCTAGAGAGAGCATGCACAAACTGTTTGAGAGAAGTTTTGGCAAGGAAGCCTCCTAGAGGACGTCTCTAGGGAGAGAAGAGACGATGAGTACCGCCGCCATCCGTTGAGGTCTTGAGGAGAACCAAGACAAGGTTTTTACCCAGCAGTCCActagagggagagagacaacTCAACAATGCCCCTAAGATGGAAAACGACACCTAAAGCGGTGTTGTTTTCATCCCAGCAAGGTCGGGCTAGGTTTTACACCTATTGTCCGCCCTTTGCCGATCCGCAACTATCGCTTCATTACTCCATCACCGGCCATCCTTCGTCAGCGGGTGGACACCACTATACCGACACCTTCCGTCGGCCAGCCTCCGCATGCCTCTATGGCATACCCATTGTCACCGGCCTCTCTGTTGTCACTGCGTCAACCTCTCGCGCCATTAGTCGGGCTGGCTTCCCTACCGTCGCCTACACCGACCTCCTGACACCACTCGCGCTAGCCACCCGCAGTCGCCGTGCCGATTTCGACCAGAAACTTATACAAGTCTAGCTAAAACTTGAATATGGGCAAACAGGTTTCACTATAAGGAACCTATCCGTTtgagctactccctccagttctataataattgacaTTTTGGATAAGCttaaggtcaaacttttataactttgaccatcaataactttaaaaatatttagtttaaagaaactataacaaaatatatagatttgtctgtcaaagcactataataaaagtaagcATGCATTtaattattgtatatattataatagaaaaataaggtcaaagatatattttatagaccgtgtcattgtctaaaatgtcaattaaaatgaaaccggaggaaGTATGTTTACTCTGCATTTAGTGTCCTAAATATTGAAAACTTTTGTATGACTCCCAAAAGTGGTTTCGGATGTTGGTACTGTATATGGAAATTATCTCTAGCTACAAAAGAAGTAGTCCAATCTCCTCCTATTGCTTAAGGATGTGGCACTGTTTATTGTTGATTAACCATGCGTCGTCGTCACTCGTCACTGCTCAGTGCTCACAAAGAAACCTCATATAAATCACAAAGACTTTCGAGATTTgtattggaattaattaatcCTCTACTTGAATACATTTAATTGGGATCTGGAACCCAGTGAAGAGGGGCGTGTCGAAGGTGTCCATGGATCGAGAATCAATCAAGGCCGAGACTGCAGAGAATGATAACTTTATAGCTTGGGAAGCACATAAGTCAGCTCTTGTAAGATTAATgatgtatataaaaaaattagatataACAATGTTTAAGTGTTACACCTTCATCAGTCCACAGTTTGCACTTCAGCTTACCAGCTACAACCAAAGGCCCCATCGGTAGGTTCGCCTAATAAACCaaaggaaaaagttaaaatttgaatttttaaatttaattttaaagttgattttgagatattttcaacgtattGTATCCCTTGTAATAATATGGGATTGAGGGAAAATATTAGCAGACGTTAAAATAGAAGTTCGATGGCACATTTTCTAACATCATGGGGAGCACAATGCAAGGTGTCTAGTTTTATTTGTTCAGAACATTGGTATTTGGTGTTTGTCTATTAAAATGAAGTTAGTATTCCGAGATGACCCAAATTTCCCATGGAAAATGCTGCGTGGGCATTATGCTAACATGGATCAAAATAATAGTAACTCCACTAACTTTTATAAGGCTGAcgcttattttttaaaaagagtgAAAACACAGTGCAAATGCAGGCGTCCACAACTCATGCACATTTACCCCTATATACGTATATGCACACACTATCTCTATGAGTATCTCCTGTAAACTGGATTGGCACCATATCTTAAGAAACCAAGTCAAATATTAAACTTTATCGTTGATTTACCACAAAGTATATTATTAATACTTTTAAATATGAGCGTACTGGTATATGTTCTCTCCATATATTAGATATGCTCATAATTTGACTAATTAACAGGTGTTCTACTAGTAAGAAATTAACATTACTAGAGATTTCCAGCATATTAGTATACTAACGTATACTCAATCCatccataaatataaatatttctagtgTTTCCAATTTGTCAACAATTCAAAGAACCAATGCATTTATATCGTTGATTGGTAGTTGTATCGTTCGGTGTGATATTGTCCAATAAAGTAAACTCCTAGGGATATCAAATAATTTCATCgtattttaatttctaaaaagaaGCCCTTGTTGAGGGGAGAGTTTTTGGGTATGGAGGATACTGCTGACCTATACCAGATGCATTGATTAGGGACAACGACCTGATAtttcaattattatttttagaactcTCATATTTAAGTCAAGGCGATGTATTTCCTCTTCTACCAATGCAATCCGGGAGAAGTGATAGTTGATTAAGTCATAATTAAAGTTGATACTCCTACTATCgccattagagcaggtacaatagtaagctataagccagctataaacatattttaaaaagataaaggaagagagagaaaagcagcgggctacagatctgtacccagttgcagcacggactccaagacataatatgtgtatgacaagtgagactaggtattaatagtataataagcaactattgtatgaattgactgttatattgactatagataatttggagctagtagtggactatactattaaacttgctcttatagtgAGTACAGTAGATAAGGTAAGCGGGTTGTATATGTTGTAACATCGGATTTGTGCTTAtgtaaaagagagaagaaaatcaaGCTACATATGTACAGCCAGCTACAACATGACCTCTAATAAACTATGAGAGATGTatggattagtttttttttcggggaattAGTTATTAATGAtacaatatatatttacaaCTAACTATTGTATAATAAGTGGCTATAGATAATGTTTAGTAGTTTTTAAGGTTAATAGctgactatattattaaacttgctttaaaGGAGACTCAGACGATCACCCCATTGCCTGGTGTACGGTATTGTTACGTCGAGTCGAGAGCAAGTCGTCTTCTTTCAAGTTGTTGCATTGCGGTACAAAATGGGAAAGGTACTGAAACTACTTCGATTTACACGGTATACAAGGTTGCAGGTAGCAGAAAATGAAAACCCTACAACAACCAGAGGACCAGGCTGCTTGTCTGACCATTGGCACCGCACATTACGTGGTTTCATTTGCACATCTCAGGGGAAAAAAGGCGCAAATTGACAATGCAGATCTATGATCCTTGGGAATTCAGCAACTTTATAAAAATCTAGTAGTACCAGGAATTACTCCAATATCtagaaaaatactccctccatctcaaaaatctcaaaatatagcaacctaattTACTGGATTAGTCATACCATAGTGCAACGAATTTGAACAAAGAACCTATTCGAATCGTTGTTAGGTTGTATCTAATCTAGTACTATAAAGCTATATTTTGGAGTGGAGGGGCTCCAATATTTCATTCATTCCAGAGGTGGCATAACCGCATAAGCTACAGCAGTGCACAAAGGTCTCGATCACAATACATACACGGCTACAGCAGTGCACAAGGGTCTCGATCACAATACAGACACGGCCAGAACGTCGCAGTGCAGGATAAGGTAACAATAGAACTAGATATTGTTCGTTGTCAGATGATTCGTTTCCCCAGTTCAGCTTGGTGAAAAAACGAAAACGGTCGCAGTGGGTGAAAAGAATTCTAGTGCTTGAAGACGATCAGCACGGCAGTGCAGTTGTCCTTGCAACGCCTCTCACGAACAGCTTCCTTCACGAGCCGCCGCACTGCCAGAGTCGCTGACGAGGTCTCCTGCAATGATTGACGGTTGAACAAAGTTTTAGGGTTGAGAAATTTGGTGTTCATATActtcatccatcccaaaatatagcaacttaagATAAATAGGCCCCCTAGGATATGTTTTCTCCgatcctaggttgctatattttgaaacagagagagtaatgCTTTGCGGAATTGATCGTATTAAATTCAATCATAATCGGGTCACATGGCTTTAGATTTTGTGTGCCAGCGTAATCTGATCATAAATGCTTTCACTACAGTAGATAATTGCTGCTAGATGGAGTAGTGGGGAAAGGAAACGAATGCACTTGGAGATGCAAATAACAGAAACAAACAGCACCTTCAATTGATTCTGCACAAATTCAACAGCATCACCTGGTCCAAATACCTGGCACATCCATTTACAGCACATGTTAAAACAACACGGAAAAAGTATATTACTGAAGCAGACCACAAGAACGATTGGCGATAaaggggagaagagaaaaaggacaTACTCCCCATAAGCCATCACACCCAAGAATAATAAAATGATCTTTTCTCGTTACTTCAAAGGAGTGGACGTCTGGTGTAGCAATCAGCCCAACCTGCAGAGTGGGGCACATAAGAGATCGTAATATAAAAATGTAGCAATTTCCTATGGCTAAAGCAGGCTTTCCAAAAGCATGTCAAAAGAACATAGGATTTCACATTTTATCTTTGAAAGAACTTCACAAGACCAGGCATGGCCAGTTGCCCAACAGAATTCATACACTACTATAATTCAATATATGCAAATGGCACAT comes from the Oryza glaberrima chromosome 9, OglaRS2, whole genome shotgun sequence genome and includes:
- the LOC127784086 gene encoding GDP-fucose transporter 1-like gives rise to the protein MAKQYYATSSLVIGYALCSSLLAIINKYAVTKFGYPALLTALQYLTSAGGVWILGKLGFLCHDPFNLENAKKFAPAAIVFYLAIFTNTNLLYHANVDTFIVFRSLTPLLVAIADTAFRKQPCPSKLTFLSLVVILGGAVGYVITDSAFSLTAYSWALAYLVIITTEMVYIKHIVTNLGLNTWGFVLYNNLLSLMMAPFFWFLTGEYKSLFTAIESRGERWFQVDAFVAVALSCVFGLLISFFGFATRKAISATAFTVTGVVNKFLTVAINVLIWDKHSSPFGLICLLFTIAGGVLYQQSVTKKGITAPQHEPESSEQTKDDNEGIELDEEKQSLVPTSKSSNA